In Paraburkholderia flava, one genomic interval encodes:
- a CDS encoding dTDP-4-dehydrorhamnose reductase family protein produces MPVVAVIGASGLLGRAIVKELNREREWHIVPTAFRRVSPQMISLDICDADAVTRFIEREKPQAIVIAAAERKPDVCEREPARAHAMNVVAVQNIAAAASRVNAWTLSISTDYVFNGTRPPYLTDDPPCPLNAYGRSKLHGERAFIDAARGTGCVLRLPLLYGPVTDWQESAVTSLIPAIVASVDTVPAAMDAWAVRYPTYTPDVAFVIRQLLAQHFCGRTITGITQWSGDQAMTKYDIALHLAAALQIKARLIPQTTPTDSTPRPRDCHLDTSSLEKLGIGRRTPFETALRDVLRQIP; encoded by the coding sequence ATGCCCGTTGTTGCAGTAATTGGCGCGTCTGGGCTGCTGGGGCGGGCGATCGTGAAGGAACTGAATCGGGAGCGAGAATGGCATATCGTTCCTACGGCGTTCCGTCGCGTATCGCCGCAGATGATTTCATTGGACATTTGCGATGCCGATGCAGTCACTCGGTTCATCGAACGCGAGAAGCCGCAGGCTATCGTGATCGCGGCCGCGGAACGCAAACCAGACGTTTGCGAACGTGAGCCCGCACGTGCTCATGCGATGAATGTCGTAGCAGTTCAAAATATTGCTGCTGCAGCCAGTCGCGTGAATGCATGGACTTTGTCCATCTCGACCGATTATGTATTCAACGGGACCCGGCCGCCTTACCTAACCGACGATCCGCCGTGTCCACTTAACGCCTATGGCCGCAGCAAACTGCATGGGGAACGTGCGTTCATCGATGCTGCACGCGGCACCGGATGCGTGCTCCGCCTGCCGCTGCTCTATGGTCCGGTTACCGATTGGCAGGAATCTGCGGTAACCAGCCTGATACCCGCGATTGTCGCGTCAGTCGATACCGTGCCTGCAGCAATGGACGCCTGGGCAGTTCGATATCCAACTTATACGCCGGATGTCGCGTTTGTTATCCGGCAATTGCTCGCTCAACATTTCTGCGGAAGAACCATAACGGGTATTACTCAATGGTCCGGCGACCAGGCAATGACGAAATACGATATTGCCTTGCATCTAGCTGCCGCTCTGCAAATCAAGGCTCGTCTGATTCCGCAAACGACTCCGACCGACTCGACACCGAGACCTCGTGATTGCCACCTCGACACTAGCAGTCTTGAGAAACTCGGTATCGGTCGGCGCACGCCATTCGAGACAGCTCTTCGAGATGTGCTGCGTCAAATCCCGTAG
- a CDS encoding DUF3563 family protein, with product MIAYIVEKLSIWFESAERNRREAYLASSADIVQLEQRIRSLETNGYSQ from the coding sequence ATGATTGCGTACATTGTGGAAAAGCTGAGCATCTGGTTTGAAAGCGCCGAACGTAACCGCCGTGAAGCGTATCTCGCATCGTCGGCCGACATCGTTCAACTCGAGCAACGTATCCGCTCGCTCGAGACCAACGGTTACTCGCAGTAA
- a CDS encoding heavy-metal-associated domain-containing protein: MIAEFQVEGMSCQHCVAAVTEAIRDRDASAQVKIDLAERRVIVDSQQPVEALEAAIVDAGYTVVGDASTTTND, encoded by the coding sequence ATGATTGCCGAATTCCAAGTTGAAGGCATGAGCTGCCAACATTGTGTCGCCGCTGTCACGGAGGCAATTCGTGACCGTGATGCCTCCGCGCAGGTAAAGATCGATCTCGCGGAACGTCGCGTTATCGTCGATTCGCAGCAACCGGTGGAAGCATTAGAAGCAGCGATCGTCGACGCCGGCTATACGGTGGTCGGTGATGCCAGCACCACTACTAATGACTGA
- the cueR gene encoding Cu(I)-responsive transcriptional regulator produces the protein MNIGEAASASGVTAKMIRYYESVGLLSAKGRTPAGYRVYGATEIHSLRFIRQARRLGFLVEDIRKLLALWQDHSRASGEVKSIALEHVTELDRRIAELTEMRDTLTHLANHCHGDERPDCPIIQRLAGE, from the coding sequence ATGAATATCGGTGAAGCGGCAAGTGCGTCCGGCGTTACCGCGAAGATGATTAGATACTACGAGAGCGTTGGCTTGTTGAGCGCCAAGGGACGTACGCCAGCCGGGTACCGAGTCTATGGGGCAACAGAAATTCATTCGCTGCGTTTTATTCGACAGGCCCGTCGCCTCGGATTTCTCGTAGAAGATATCCGCAAGCTCCTGGCGTTGTGGCAGGACCACTCCCGAGCGAGTGGCGAGGTTAAATCAATCGCGCTGGAGCACGTGACCGAACTTGATCGCCGGATTGCTGAGCTTACGGAAATGCGGGATACGCTTACCCATCTTGCGAACCATTGCCACGGAGATGAGCGTCCGGACTGTCCGATCATCCAGCGATTGGCGGGCGAATAG